Proteins from a genomic interval of Leptospiraceae bacterium:
- a CDS encoding helix-turn-helix transcriptional regulator, which yields MVKYSGDTDQLSLTFGALADPTRRAMLARLSKGEASVTELAEPFDMSMPAITKHLKVLEKAGLITRGKEAQWRPCQLKAEPLEEANNWIDQYRKFWEDRFDRLDEYLKELQANDKKETGD from the coding sequence ATGGTTAAATACTCGGGAGATACAGACCAACTCAGTTTGACGTTTGGGGCATTAGCAGACCCTACAAGACGGGCTATGCTTGCTAGGCTTTCTAAAGGAGAGGCATCTGTGACGGAATTGGCAGAGCCATTTGACATGAGTATGCCAGCGATCACCAAACATTTAAAGGTCTTGGAAAAGGCAGGTTTAATCACCCGCGGTAAGGAAGCACAGTGGAGACCTTGCCAGTTGAAAGCCGAACCTTTGGAAGAAGCTAACAACTGGATAGATCAATACCGCAAGTTCTGGGAAGATCGATTTGATCGTTTAGATGAATACCTAAAAGAGTTACAAGCGAATGATAAAAAGGAAACAGGGGATTAA
- a CDS encoding SRPBCC family protein — translation MATLTDTNNSEREIETSRIIDMPQELVFKAWTDPTHLTNWWGPKGFTNTFHTFDLRPDGNWRFTMRSHDGSEFFNHSIFEEIVKPERLVFRHVSTHPFKVITTFEDNNGKTKLTFKMVFDSKEECDATKVYAIEANEQNFDRLEEELNKMTLSQLGISK, via the coding sequence ATGGCTACACTCACAGATACCAATAATTCTGAGCGGGAAATAGAAACTAGCCGCATCATTGATATGCCGCAGGAATTAGTTTTCAAAGCTTGGACTGACCCAACGCATCTAACAAATTGGTGGGGACCAAAAGGATTTACGAATACCTTTCATACTTTCGATTTACGACCGGACGGGAATTGGAGGTTTACCATGCGTAGCCACGATGGTTCTGAATTTTTCAATCACAGTATCTTTGAAGAAATTGTAAAGCCAGAAAGACTTGTGTTTAGGCATGTATCAACGCACCCTTTTAAAGTAATTACGACTTTTGAGGATAATAACGGTAAAACGAAACTTACTTTCAAAATGGTTTTTGATTCAAAAGAAGAATGTGATGCAACTAAAGTATATGCAATCGAAGCAAACGAACAGAATTTTGATCGTTTAGAAGAAGAACTGAATAAAATGACTTTGTCGCAATTAGGTATTTCAAAATGA
- a CDS encoding dihydrofolate reductase family protein: MRKVILYFNMSLDGIVTNIENWIKISDELIEDSAKRYEEIDTILFGGNTYPSMGEYWQNAEDNSDSPTEKSFAKLINDKKKYVISRKKMNLTWRNSEQILFIDSKSLIEQIQNLKNQNGKNISVESGVKTWQFFFENKLYDELWLCLQPIVAGNGEKIFYDGFPKLEMKLKDTTQYQDGVIKLIYERI, from the coding sequence ATGAGAAAAGTTATTTTATATTTTAATATGTCTCTGGACGGGATTGTCACTAACATAGAGAACTGGATTAAAATCAGTGATGAGTTAATCGAAGATTCCGCAAAAAGGTATGAAGAAATTGATACAATTCTTTTTGGAGGGAATACCTATCCTTCTATGGGAGAATACTGGCAGAATGCAGAGGATAATTCTGATTCACCAACAGAAAAAAGTTTTGCAAAACTAATCAATGATAAAAAGAAATATGTAATTTCGAGAAAGAAAATGAATTTAACTTGGAGAAATTCCGAACAAATTCTTTTTATTGATTCAAAATCTTTAATAGAACAAATACAAAATTTAAAAAACCAAAATGGAAAAAATATTTCTGTAGAAAGCGGAGTCAAAACCTGGCAATTCTTTTTTGAAAACAAACTTTACGACGAATTGTGGTTATGCCTTCAACCAATAGTTGCAGGAAACGGGGAAAAGATATTCTATGATGGTTTTCCGAAATTGGAAATGAAACTTAAAGATACAACGCAATACCAAGATGGAGTAATTAAATTAATTTATGAAAGAATATAA
- a CDS encoding SRPBCC domain-containing protein, with protein sequence MTREFAAPRDLVWKVWTEQTHLEKWGSPQGFTMTCKKFEFKVGGENHYCQKTSDGHETWGKQKYLEIHPTHKLVYLQSFADENGNLISHPMSATWPLQMLTTISLEEKENKTVLTLIWTPYEASDENIATFNGAMDGMSKGWAGSFAKFDEYLAEIQFH encoded by the coding sequence ATCACAAGAGAATTCGCAGCACCGAGAGACCTTGTCTGGAAAGTTTGGACTGAACAAACTCATTTAGAAAAATGGGGCTCGCCACAAGGATTCACAATGACTTGCAAAAAGTTTGAATTCAAAGTGGGTGGAGAAAATCATTACTGCCAAAAAACCTCAGACGGACATGAGACTTGGGGAAAACAAAAATACTTAGAAATACATCCAACGCATAAATTGGTTTATCTGCAATCCTTTGCAGATGAAAATGGAAATCTAATTTCTCATCCAATGAGTGCTACATGGCCTTTGCAGATGCTAACTACGATTAGCCTCGAAGAAAAAGAAAATAAAACAGTCTTGACACTCATCTGGACTCCTTATGAAGCAAGTGACGAAAATATCGCAACCTTCAACGGTGCAATGGATGGAATGAGCAAAGGCTGGGCAGGATCTTTTGCAAAGTTTGATGAGTATTTAGCAGAGATACAGTTCCACTAA
- a CDS encoding DUF1801 domain-containing protein — protein MKTTFSNMDEYIVSFPIEKQEILKKIRATIKKIIPKGEETISYAIPTFKLNGKNLVHFAAFKNHIGFYATPSGHAEFKEELSKYKQGKGSVQFPFDQPIPYDLIKRIVKFKVIEQKKNNVGL, from the coding sequence ATGAAAACTACATTTTCCAATATGGACGAATACATTGTTAGCTTTCCAATCGAAAAACAGGAAATATTAAAAAAGATACGCGCAACCATAAAAAAAATAATTCCTAAGGGAGAGGAAACTATCAGTTATGCGATACCTACTTTCAAATTGAATGGAAAGAATTTAGTTCATTTTGCCGCATTCAAAAATCATATTGGTTTTTATGCAACTCCTAGCGGACATGCAGAATTTAAAGAAGAGCTTTCCAAATACAAACAAGGGAAAGGTTCAGTTCAATTTCCTTTCGATCAACCTATCCCTTATGATTTAATCAAAAGAATTGTAAAATTTAAAGTAATAGAACAAAAAAAGAATAACGTAGGGCTTTAG
- a CDS encoding SRPBCC family protein has protein sequence MQGEKMKDRELKIERVVEAPAELLWKCWTEPKYLLPWFTPKPWETIDARCDLKVGGEFFTMMKSPEGEEFPNYGIYLELSQNKRIVWTDAFLPGWIPTEDTSDRPFLLVASLDFEDLGNGKSKYTAIARHWTVDQCNKHKEMGFYEGWGTCIDQLVEYIKAGMK, from the coding sequence ATGCAAGGAGAAAAGATGAAAGATAGAGAATTAAAAATAGAAAGAGTCGTAGAAGCACCCGCAGAACTGCTTTGGAAGTGTTGGACAGAGCCTAAGTATTTGTTGCCCTGGTTTACACCAAAGCCTTGGGAAACAATAGACGCAAGGTGTGACCTAAAAGTTGGGGGAGAATTTTTTACAATGATGAAATCTCCCGAAGGAGAAGAGTTTCCAAATTATGGAATTTACTTAGAGCTAAGTCAGAATAAACGCATCGTATGGACAGATGCATTTCTACCTGGTTGGATCCCAACAGAAGATACATCCGATAGACCTTTCTTACTTGTTGCCAGTTTAGACTTTGAAGACCTCGGAAACGGCAAATCTAAATATACCGCTATTGCAAGACATTGGACTGTAGATCAGTGCAACAAACACAAGGAAATGGGATTCTACGAAGGTTGGGGAACTTGTATTGATCAACTAGTAGAATATATCAAAGCAGGAATGAAGTAG
- a CDS encoding transcriptional regulator produces the protein MENYKIEEDIEVVFLTSPDFPNNVPATYKKLHSLLPDHPNRGYFGISHPDKTGVIQYKACAEILASDNISNSELQKFTIEKGNFAALYIVNHFQDSNCIGTAFETLLKHPKLDPKGYCLEVYKNYTDVDVHCIVRII, from the coding sequence ATGGAAAATTATAAAATTGAGGAAGACATTGAAGTGGTATTTTTAACTTCACCTGACTTTCCAAATAACGTTCCTGCAACGTATAAGAAATTACATTCTTTACTACCGGATCATCCTAACAGGGGATACTTTGGAATTTCCCATCCTGATAAAACAGGAGTGATTCAATACAAGGCTTGTGCGGAAATATTAGCATCTGATAATATTTCCAATAGCGAATTACAAAAGTTTACAATTGAAAAAGGGAATTTTGCGGCATTGTACATTGTGAATCATTTTCAGGATAGCAATTGCATCGGCACTGCTTTTGAAACTTTACTCAAACATCCTAAGCTCGATCCAAAAGGTTACTGTTTGGAAGTTTATAAAAACTATACAGACGTTGATGTGCATTGTATTGTTAGAATAATATAG
- a CDS encoding VOC family protein produces MATNIFLNLPVKDLNKSIEFFTKLGYTFNQQFTSPEATCMIVSDTIYVMLLVESYFKTFTTKEIANTKTTVEAILVLSAESKEAVDKLVDTAISAGAVQTKDPQDHGFMYSRTFEDLDGHVWEIFWMNPNHVHG; encoded by the coding sequence ATGGCAACAAATATTTTTTTAAATTTACCGGTAAAGGATTTGAACAAGTCAATCGAATTTTTTACAAAACTAGGTTACACTTTCAATCAACAATTTACAAGTCCAGAGGCGACTTGTATGATTGTAAGTGATACAATATACGTAATGTTACTTGTAGAAAGTTATTTCAAAACTTTCACCACGAAAGAAATTGCAAATACAAAAACAACCGTTGAAGCAATACTCGTATTATCCGCTGAAAGCAAAGAGGCTGTTGATAAATTAGTGGATACAGCAATTTCTGCCGGTGCAGTTCAGACAAAAGATCCGCAAGATCATGGTTTTATGTACAGCAGAACATTTGAAGATTTAGACGGACATGTCTGGGAAATTTTCTGGATGAATCCCAATCACGTACACGGATAA
- a CDS encoding dihydrofolate reductase, which produces MSKVKVLCFSISADGYGAGPNQSLENPLGVGGMGLHEWVFPTKSFQEMHGNGGTTGSVGVDNDFAMKGFENIGSWILGRNMFTPYRGEWREDWKGWWGDNPPYHCDVYVLSHYAKPSLTMEGGTTFHFITDGIEVALQKAKESAKGKDVRVGGGVETVRQYLQKQLIDEMHLAVSPNVLGRGENLFFGIDLASLGYKTKEYKMSDKAMHLIITKDGK; this is translated from the coding sequence ATGAGTAAAGTAAAAGTTTTATGTTTTAGTATATCGGCTGACGGTTATGGAGCAGGACCAAATCAAAGTTTGGAAAATCCATTAGGTGTAGGGGGAATGGGATTACACGAATGGGTTTTTCCAACCAAGTCTTTCCAAGAAATGCACGGTAATGGTGGAACAACAGGAAGTGTAGGGGTTGACAACGATTTTGCGATGAAAGGATTTGAAAATATTGGTTCTTGGATTCTTGGACGAAATATGTTTACTCCGTATCGTGGGGAATGGAGAGAAGATTGGAAAGGTTGGTGGGGAGATAATCCTCCATACCACTGCGACGTGTATGTTTTGAGTCATTATGCAAAACCTTCTCTTACGATGGAAGGCGGAACTACATTTCATTTTATCACAGATGGAATTGAAGTAGCCTTACAGAAGGCAAAAGAATCTGCCAAAGGAAAAGATGTTCGAGTGGGCGGCGGAGTGGAAACAGTTCGTCAATATCTACAAAAACAACTAATTGATGAAATGCATTTAGCTGTATCACCTAACGTTCTTGGAAGAGGAGAAAATCTTTTTTTTGGAATAGATTTAGCATCTCTAGGATATAAAACAAAAGAGTATAAAATGTCGGACAAAGCAATGCATTTAATAATCACAAAGGATGGAAAATAA
- a CDS encoding VOC family protein, whose translation MATAKKKKTQAKPKSKEVKLNYVVSPSHSITPFLMFNANTEEVAKFYTSIFKKSKIITANPMQAQFILNGLKFSAYNGGPEFKFSWGVSFMISVDTQKEVDYYWNALLADGGKESMCGWLQDKYGMFWQVTPKILLELISHKDRAKAERATQAMLKMQKIDIAKLKEAVG comes from the coding sequence ATGGCAACAGCAAAGAAAAAAAAGACTCAGGCAAAACCAAAATCTAAGGAAGTGAAACTTAATTACGTAGTTTCCCCTTCGCATAGCATCACACCCTTTCTCATGTTCAATGCGAACACCGAAGAAGTGGCGAAATTCTATACATCGATCTTCAAAAAATCCAAAATTATAACGGCTAATCCGATGCAGGCGCAATTTATTTTGAACGGTCTAAAGTTTTCTGCTTATAATGGCGGACCTGAATTCAAGTTCAGTTGGGGTGTTTCCTTTATGATCAGTGTAGACACGCAAAAAGAGGTCGATTATTATTGGAACGCTCTTCTTGCTGACGGCGGCAAAGAAAGTATGTGCGGTTGGCTTCAGGACAAATACGGTATGTTTTGGCAAGTGACACCCAAAATTCTATTGGAACTTATCTCACATAAAGACCGTGCGAAAGCAGAACGTGCAACACAGGCAATGCTCAAAATGCAAAAAATTGATATTGCAAAACTAAAAGAAGCAGTCGGTTAA
- a CDS encoding dihydrofolate reductase family protein: MRKVIFGINITADGYCSHEDGIADAELHNYFTELLRNTDVILYGRKTYQLMVPYWPDLAKNPSEDEASNDFARVFDSLDLLVFSTTLKEVSGSKTRIVQGNIAEELMALKNKHGKDIAVGSLSIASQLSDLGLIDEYHFVVQPIVAGKGPRLFETFQSKNSLRLDLIGTKQFQTGVIALHYKKHT; encoded by the coding sequence ATGAGAAAAGTAATTTTCGGAATCAATATCACAGCAGACGGATATTGTAGTCATGAAGATGGAATTGCGGATGCAGAGTTGCACAATTATTTTACTGAACTGTTGCGCAATACAGACGTTATTCTCTACGGTCGAAAAACGTATCAGCTCATGGTGCCTTATTGGCCTGATCTTGCAAAGAATCCATCGGAAGATGAGGCTAGCAATGATTTTGCGCGTGTATTTGACTCACTTGATTTATTAGTCTTCTCAACTACACTCAAGGAAGTATCTGGAAGTAAAACCCGAATCGTTCAGGGAAACATTGCCGAAGAATTGATGGCTTTGAAAAATAAACATGGCAAAGACATTGCAGTAGGAAGTTTAAGTATAGCATCCCAATTGTCCGATCTGGGTTTGATTGATGAATACCATTTTGTGGTTCAACCAATCGTTGCAGGAAAAGGTCCGAGGTTATTTGAAACATTTCAATCTAAAAATAGCCTCAGGCTTGATCTCATCGGTACGAAACAATTTCAAACCGGTGTCATTGCTTTACATTACAAAAAACATACATAA
- a CDS encoding SRPBCC domain-containing protein, producing the protein MNNTTNVTKDLEEKSILVSREFAAPIEIVWNAYTDSKILDKWWGPSPWRAETKSMDFRVGGFWLYAMVGPENEKHWGRMNYIAIEKYKFIDLEDVFCDENGNVNSELPNSKGRNSFTKTSNGTIVEFKLQLTSEEQLKQLVEMGFEEGIKICFEQLSELIGKGEI; encoded by the coding sequence ATGAATAATACAACTAACGTTACAAAAGACCTCGAAGAAAAATCAATTTTAGTTTCGAGAGAATTTGCGGCTCCAATCGAAATTGTTTGGAATGCTTATACAGATAGTAAAATTTTAGACAAATGGTGGGGACCAAGTCCTTGGAGAGCGGAAACTAAATCTATGGATTTTCGAGTGGGTGGATTTTGGTTGTATGCAATGGTCGGACCGGAAAACGAAAAGCATTGGGGAAGGATGAATTATATTGCAATTGAGAAATATAAATTCATTGATTTGGAAGATGTGTTTTGTGATGAAAATGGAAATGTAAATTCAGAATTGCCCAATTCCAAAGGCAGAAATTCCTTCACCAAAACCAGTAACGGCACAATAGTCGAATTCAAGTTGCAACTAACGTCAGAAGAACAATTAAAACAATTAGTGGAAATGGGATTTGAAGAAGGAATCAAAATTTGTTTTGAGCAGTTGAGTGAATTAATTGGTAAAGGGGAAATATGA
- a CDS encoding SRPBCC family protein, with protein sequence MDNPDLAIGNFIEGWNFIIHTSLKDYVENVDKEIFSSRTFNAPRDLVWEVWTNPNHTALWWGPKGFTNTIYEMDVKVGGIFKFMMHSPDGIDFPNIISYIEVVKPERLVYNHGNFENPEMFFVTIKFLEDNGKTKITMRMLFKTADERKVVVEKYGAIEGQKQHLDKLDAYLTKMQGTKELER encoded by the coding sequence ATGGATAATCCTGATTTGGCGATTGGAAATTTTATAGAAGGTTGGAATTTTATTATTCATACTTCCCTCAAAGACTACGTAGAGAACGTAGACAAAGAGATATTTTCCTCTCGCACCTTTAATGCACCGCGAGATTTAGTTTGGGAAGTTTGGACTAATCCAAATCATACTGCGCTATGGTGGGGACCGAAAGGATTTACCAATACTATTTATGAGATGGATGTAAAAGTTGGTGGAATTTTTAAGTTTATGATGCATAGTCCAGATGGAATAGATTTTCCTAATATAATTTCCTATATCGAAGTAGTAAAACCAGAGCGGTTAGTTTACAACCATGGGAATTTTGAAAATCCTGAAATGTTTTTTGTGACAATAAAATTTCTTGAGGATAATGGCAAAACAAAGATTACTATGCGAATGTTATTTAAGACAGCAGACGAACGAAAAGTTGTAGTAGAAAAGTATGGAGCTATAGAAGGACAAAAACAACATCTAGATAAACTGGATGCGTATTTGACAAAAATGCAGGGTACAAAAGAATTAGAAAGATAA
- a CDS encoding dihydrofolate reductase family protein → MEENLIDEYWLFVNPILLGNGIPLFKNIKTMTKLKLMSTQAFDSSVIGSNYCVEK, encoded by the coding sequence ATGGAAGAAAATTTGATCGATGAGTATTGGTTATTCGTAAATCCAATCTTACTCGGAAATGGGATTCCCTTATTTAAGAATATTAAAACTATGACTAAACTAAAGCTAATGAGCACGCAGGCTTTTGATTCAAGTGTCATTGGCTCAAACTATTGTGTTGAAAAATAA
- a CDS encoding DoxX family protein, with protein sequence MKIAVIVVRSLMGALFLFASITFLFKLITPPEQTGAMKVFNDGLEASGYIMNTVKVIELICGILFLAGRFVPLATILISPMIVNIFFIHVFLAPEGLPVAIFLVFANSFLAYNHRESYKPLFVAK encoded by the coding sequence ATGAAAATAGCAGTGATTGTTGTAAGAAGTTTAATGGGGGCATTATTTCTATTTGCCTCAATAACATTTTTGTTTAAACTCATCACACCGCCAGAACAAACAGGTGCGATGAAAGTATTTAACGATGGATTAGAGGCATCCGGTTACATTATGAACACGGTAAAGGTAATCGAATTGATTTGCGGTATTTTGTTTCTAGCAGGAAGATTTGTTCCTCTTGCAACGATTTTGATTTCCCCGATGATCGTGAATATCTTTTTCATTCATGTATTTTTAGCGCCTGAAGGTTTACCAGTTGCAATCTTTTTGGTTTTCGCAAACTCATTCTTAGCCTACAATCATAGAGAGAGCTACAAACCATTATTCGTAGCTAAGTAA
- a CDS encoding DUF1772 domain-containing protein, with product MSFSEIILWLYVINLGITLGAGLFETRIILPQWFTKSSDNGYQVNRKSMIETDTGRKFWGFVTTIPLTLLTIANLVLAFNTSEPRYIWWIVSSSIIFIERLGTFFFFIPTAIKLMNSETLSPVRMNTLVVLWMRLNYIRNLLTLLGWLAALKVLSLS from the coding sequence ATTTCTTTTTCTGAAATTATTCTGTGGTTATACGTGATTAATCTCGGTATCACTCTTGGTGCCGGGCTTTTTGAAACTAGAATTATCCTCCCACAATGGTTCACTAAATCTTCTGACAATGGTTATCAAGTAAATCGTAAATCCATGATCGAAACAGATACAGGAAGAAAGTTCTGGGGATTCGTAACAACCATTCCACTGACTTTACTAACAATTGCCAACTTAGTATTAGCCTTTAATACGAGTGAACCTAGATACATATGGTGGATTGTCTCTTCTAGTATTATTTTTATTGAAAGACTTGGGACATTTTTCTTTTTTATTCCGACTGCAATTAAATTAATGAATTCAGAAACACTTTCACCTGTTAGAATGAATACGTTAGTCGTTTTATGGATGAGATTGAATTATATTCGAAATCTTCTGACACTGCTCGGTTGGTTAGCTGCACTAAAAGTGCTATCATTATCATAA
- a CDS encoding SRPBCC family protein: MKIILGIIVGIFLVLSVLTAIAPKEFKLESEIKVNKPKAEVFGYLKFLKNHEQWNAWSKKDPAMKKEFKGTDGMVGFISSWESNHEEVGTAEQEILNIVEGLRLDTEIRFKKPFEGRFNSYVTTESVNQDQTKVLLGMSDTMQFPMTVISFIVNVCFGNQKKIQSNMDESLNNLKSLLEK; this comes from the coding sequence ATGAAAATTATTTTAGGAATAATTGTTGGAATCTTTTTGGTATTATCAGTATTAACCGCTATTGCACCAAAGGAATTTAAACTTGAAAGTGAAATTAAAGTCAATAAACCAAAGGCAGAAGTATTTGGTTATTTGAAATTTTTAAAGAACCACGAACAGTGGAATGCTTGGTCAAAGAAAGATCCAGCTATGAAAAAGGAATTTAAAGGTACTGATGGAATGGTTGGCTTTATTTCTTCTTGGGAAAGTAACCACGAAGAAGTAGGAACTGCAGAACAAGAAATTCTGAATATAGTTGAAGGGCTAAGGTTAGACACCGAAATTCGTTTCAAAAAACCATTCGAAGGTCGCTTCAATTCTTATGTTACAACTGAATCTGTAAATCAAGACCAAACCAAAGTTCTTCTAGGAATGTCGGATACTATGCAATTTCCTATGACAGTGATTAGTTTTATCGTAAATGTTTGTTTTGGGAATCAAAAGAAAATTCAATCTAATATGGATGAAAGTTTAAACAACTTGAAGTCTTTATTGGAAAAGTAA
- a CDS encoding DUF445 family protein produces the protein MQWIQELIQNNPEIVKYISIPITCAFVGWITNYIAVKMIFHPAEFWGIGKLGWKGIIPNHAVKMSSLIAKILTERLVKPHELFQRVNPNEINHQIQDLIDIKAKEIIKDIIATENPLLWSLLSEDIKKSLELEVKKEIPKQIIEVYKSFGDELDNVLEFDEIIKTSLSGKKTSILIEMFQRCGGPEFQFIIVSGIYFGFLIGLIQLAFINILGQWWTMPIMGVVVGYYTNWIALQMIFKPLEPKKFFFFITYQGLFLKRQNAVSIEFANVVAHNVLNTENLIRLIFTGKGGDLLIKLVIERAYKLTHEKMMEKAPLMPVILGSEKIRQIKETIAEKLIWILPDVANRIQDYLTDTLQIEKTIAERLSVLPKAEFEELLHSVFKEDELTLIILGALLGGLVGLYQAYLVF, from the coding sequence ATGCAGTGGATACAAGAGTTAATTCAAAATAATCCTGAGATAGTAAAGTATATTTCCATTCCAATCACCTGTGCATTTGTAGGTTGGATAACAAACTACATTGCAGTTAAAATGATATTTCATCCAGCGGAATTTTGGGGTATTGGAAAGTTAGGATGGAAAGGAATTATACCAAATCATGCTGTAAAGATGAGTAGCCTCATTGCTAAAATTCTAACTGAACGTTTGGTGAAACCTCATGAATTATTTCAACGTGTAAATCCAAATGAAATCAATCACCAAATCCAAGACTTAATCGATATCAAAGCAAAAGAAATTATAAAAGACATTATTGCAACAGAGAATCCTCTTCTTTGGAGTTTACTCTCGGAGGATATTAAAAAATCTCTCGAATTGGAAGTGAAAAAAGAAATTCCAAAACAAATTATAGAAGTATATAAATCGTTTGGCGACGAGTTAGACAATGTTCTAGAATTCGATGAAATAATAAAAACATCTTTGAGCGGGAAAAAAACTTCGATTCTAATTGAAATGTTTCAACGTTGCGGAGGACCTGAATTTCAATTCATTATTGTATCAGGAATCTATTTTGGATTTTTAATTGGTTTAATACAATTAGCATTTATCAATATTTTAGGACAATGGTGGACAATGCCGATTATGGGAGTTGTAGTCGGTTATTATACCAACTGGATTGCACTCCAGATGATATTTAAACCACTCGAACCAAAAAAGTTCTTTTTCTTTATTACTTACCAAGGACTATTTTTAAAGAGGCAAAATGCAGTCTCAATCGAGTTTGCAAACGTGGTCGCACATAACGTTTTAAATACGGAAAACCTAATTCGTCTTATCTTTACAGGGAAAGGGGGAGATTTACTGATAAAATTAGTCATCGAACGTGCATATAAACTTACCCATGAAAAAATGATGGAAAAAGCACCGCTTATGCCAGTTATTTTGGGTTCCGAAAAAATTCGCCAAATCAAGGAAACAATTGCCGAGAAGTTAATTTGGATTTTACCCGATGTTGCCAATCGAATTCAGGATTATCTTACCGATACGCTCCAAATTGAAAAAACTATAGCGGAAAGACTTTCTGTGTTACCAAAAGCAGAATTTGAAGAGTTACTACATTCTGTATTTAAGGAAGATGAGCTAACCCTTATTATCCTTGGGGCATTACTCGGTGGACTTGTAGGACTTTACCAAGCATACTTAGTATTTTAA
- a CDS encoding DUF2721 domain-containing protein, with protein sequence MELTLNTPSLLFPAISLLMLAFTNRFLSLAKLIRDLYSIYEKSKEQKIFIQIKSLRLRLTLIKYMQFFGISSLLLCVVCMFFLFNGETKFARYIFQSSLVLLIISLTLSVLEVQISTNALSIELSDLEEAKHRKNRENDLNLK encoded by the coding sequence ATGGAACTTACTTTAAATACTCCTTCTCTTTTATTCCCAGCGATCTCTCTTCTCATGCTTGCTTTTACAAATCGTTTTTTAAGCTTAGCAAAACTAATTCGTGATTTATATTCAATTTATGAAAAATCAAAAGAACAAAAAATATTTATCCAAATAAAATCTCTCCGTCTTAGGCTTACTCTAATTAAATACATGCAATTTTTTGGAATTTCGAGTTTACTGTTGTGCGTGGTCTGTATGTTTTTCCTATTCAATGGTGAAACGAAATTTGCCCGTTACATCTTTCAATCTAGTTTAGTTCTATTAATTATTTCACTTACTCTTTCGGTCTTAGAAGTTCAAATTTCTACAAACGCTTTATCTATAGAATTAAGTGATCTAGAGGAGGCAAAACATAGAAAAAATAGGGAAAACGATCTTAATTTGAAATAG